In one Labeo rohita strain BAU-BD-2019 unplaced genomic scaffold, IGBB_LRoh.1.0 scaffold_660, whole genome shotgun sequence genomic region, the following are encoded:
- the LOC127161526 gene encoding uncharacterized protein LOC127161526 isoform X1: MEKIIFFSLFSWTVQTTSRGSSDLLRVQMGESISLNCSMRNRYEIAWYHLRSEQQLDLLISAEKDNKGRVLLTNYNTNSIRLKMTADTWVTRAILEISGVTESDSGLYFCGTKSDAPEMFFDKPIRLEVEGLIVVQKTKEEADNTDGVTVTESVLMFGGVGLAVLVFFVATIAAGRIIHYHGWQKGWAAAKRSSRIQHKSTK, from the exons ATGGAGAAAATCATTTTCTTCAGTCTATTTTCTTGGACTGTGCAAACCACGTCCCGTG GATCTTCTGATCTGCTAAGAGTTCAAATGGGAGAAAGCATCAGTCTGAACTGCAGCATGAGAAACCGATATGAAATCGCCTGGTATCACCTCAGATCTGAACAACAACTCGACCTACTGATTTCTGCAGAGAAAGACAACAAAGGAAGAGTTCTTCTGACCAACTACAATACAAACAGCATTCGTCTAAAAATGACTGCAGACACTTGGGTCACCAGAGCCATTCTAGAGATTTCTGGAGTAACAGAGTCAGATTCGGGTCTTTATTTCTGTGGAACAAAGTCTGACGCTCCAGAGATGTTCTTCGACAAACCCATCAGACTGGAGGTCGAGG GTCTTATTGTAGTACAAAAGACAAAAGAAGAAGCTGACAACACAG ACGGGGTGACGGTAACAGAGAGTGTGCTGATGTTCGGAGGTGTTGGTCTGGCTGTGCTTGTGTTTTTTGTGGCTACAATCGCTGCAGGAAGAATCATTCACTATCATGGTTGGCAGAAAGGATGGGCCGCAGCCAAACGCTCATCTCGGATTCAGCACAAATCAACTAAATGA
- the LOC127161526 gene encoding uncharacterized protein LOC127161526 isoform X2 — MEKIIFFSLFSWTVQTTSRGSSDLLRVQMGESISLNCSMRNRYEIAWYHLRSEQQLDLLISAEKDNKGRVLLTNYNTNSIRLKMTADTWVTRAILEISGVTESDSGLYFCGTKSDAPEMFFDKPIRLEVEDGVTVTESVLMFGGVGLAVLVFFVATIAAGRIIHYHGWQKGWAAAKRSSRIQHKSTK, encoded by the exons ATGGAGAAAATCATTTTCTTCAGTCTATTTTCTTGGACTGTGCAAACCACGTCCCGTG GATCTTCTGATCTGCTAAGAGTTCAAATGGGAGAAAGCATCAGTCTGAACTGCAGCATGAGAAACCGATATGAAATCGCCTGGTATCACCTCAGATCTGAACAACAACTCGACCTACTGATTTCTGCAGAGAAAGACAACAAAGGAAGAGTTCTTCTGACCAACTACAATACAAACAGCATTCGTCTAAAAATGACTGCAGACACTTGGGTCACCAGAGCCATTCTAGAGATTTCTGGAGTAACAGAGTCAGATTCGGGTCTTTATTTCTGTGGAACAAAGTCTGACGCTCCAGAGATGTTCTTCGACAAACCCATCAGACTGGAGGTCGAGG ACGGGGTGACGGTAACAGAGAGTGTGCTGATGTTCGGAGGTGTTGGTCTGGCTGTGCTTGTGTTTTTTGTGGCTACAATCGCTGCAGGAAGAATCATTCACTATCATGGTTGGCAGAAAGGATGGGCCGCAGCCAAACGCTCATCTCGGATTCAGCACAAATCAACTAAATGA